The Myripristis murdjan chromosome 17, fMyrMur1.1, whole genome shotgun sequence DNA segment GACTGTGAGCCCGAGCGCAGGACTAAAGAACTTTTTCAGATGAACATTTTCTGGCGGCGTCTCGCGTGAGCGCCGCACCAAAGGGACCACAACAAGGAACTGGGCTGATCCGACCGTCTCGTTCATGTTTGTGATGCAGCTGTTAGTATTTCTGTGCCTGTTTCTATTAGAGATGCAAAGGTCTATCGTCTGTGTTCAGCCGTCACAATCAGAGACTTTAAcgttgtgttatttttttcaaaactgctcAACCGCTGCAGCTTGGCTTAtttcaaacaacacacactgatgattcAGAAACCACTCGACGGCGCCGAGGCTCGGCTCTCACTGCGGGTTCAGGAGGCGCTTCAGCTTTCAGAGGTTCAATAAAGACTCCGCGTGTCTAAACGTCCTTCACTTTCTAGCTGCTGATATTAAACCTCAATTTGTTAATGAACTGATGAATTGTATTTAAGAGTGTGCAGCCACTCCTTTATATTGTTCATTCAGAGAGGATCAGGACAGTAAGTTGAATTTGAAACCAATAAAATGTCACAGGTGAGTGGAACCTCACAATTCcagttttgctaattttcattttcactttgagaAGCTCCTCTAGAAAACTCCAACATATTTTTGGGTTCAAAATAATCTCAAAACctcaaaataactgaaaaatgtatgattCAAATTCTGAAAACATCGTCGTCTTTGTTTCTGAATAATTGACATTTTAAGGACGAATTTATACCTTTAGTGAACCAGCCTGAAAGCCTTCCTGAAATCTTCGAGGTGAATGCTGATTGGCTAAATAGCTTCCTGGAACCGCAGAGGGGGCGGAGTCTCGGCGCTCTTTGTGACAAAGCCTCTATTCGATAGTGAACTGTGCATCAAAATTAATGTATGAGACTAAAATAAACTTGTTTCTATCAAATCCAGCAGGGAGTCTCTGTGTCGTGTGTCTGGTTTGGTCTTTGGTTTTAATCAgctcacaacaaaacaaacagtattcaaacaaaaactgaaaagcatAAAAACTTGTCATCAATGcaaacagtaaaatttcacATCAACATAATGTTCTCTATAAATTACAACTTTGGCTTGAAGATACAAAATTGAATGTAAGAAATTTTTATAACGACGCCTCATGGCTCCAAACACCAGACGGTAACCGCTGATCATCCTTCAACACATTCTCCATCagtttccctcttcttcttcttcctcttcctcttcttcctcacctcctccctcctcctcctcttcttcctcttcctctctggcgCCCCCTGGTGTCCCAGCAGGTCGGGGTGCTTGGCTCTGGCCCGGGTCCGGCCTGTGGTTGTGGGCTTGCGTCCCGCCGGGCGTGGGCTCGGCGCTCTCCTGGCTGGAGGCGGCCGGAGGGTTTGGAGGTTTGGGCTTCGTCGCCTCGCCGTCCTTCACTTCAGCACTTTCATCACTGCAGGAGGAAAAGTTTGTCTCAGTGGAACCGGACGCATCGATCGCTGTTTAACGGGTGCAAAACTCTGCACCACATagatttaattgattttttacATTACTTATTCAGTCTGGCTTTCATGTAATGTTTTACAATTTTAAAggttttattatttacatttattttcatcaatatttattttagGCTGAAAcattgtcctcctcctcctcttgttcttAATACTAAAAATGAATACTAACACATTAATATCACTATTGCAAGGCTTCATTGTTTACCACCACAGATGGATCACGTACGCTGATGATGTTGTCTTTTATATTGATGTGCGTCGTAGCCAATAAGATTCAGTCATGTGATCATCGTAGAGTCAGCATACATAAAAACGTGATGTCGTACCAAAGTTTATTAGCTCCATGTCGCACAGCGTGGCTTGCAACACACTTACAAGATGAAACCGCCATTAGTTTGACCAACAGCCAAAAAACCAAAGTATTTTACAAACatgaacagagagaaggaggacagTCTTGGCATCAAAGTGAAGCTGCAATCAGATGTTTGGCAGCTTAACTACTATTATAAAAATTCTAATTTATTTTCTGCCCATCAACGAATCAGTCATTTCAGTGGTAACTGAAATCAAATGACACTGATTTATCAAATCGCTTAATTTTTCCACTCACATGTTTGATTGAcatgtgtctgtcagtctggATTTATCACTTTGTTTTGGAGACTTCCACAGTTTCCTGGATGATCAGCTGTTCTTTACCTCACCTGTCTGAGAGctgaggcggcggcggcggggtgTTGGTCGGCTCGCCCCGCTGCTCGCCGCTCTCCTCGCTGGACTGAGGGGAAAGCCGCGGTTTGGGGGGCCGGCTGGCGCGGCGGCAGGGCGGGGCGGGGCCGCTGCACCGCTGCGACGGCAGGCTGTGGTTAAACCGAGCCGCTGCCATGCACTCTGCTGTCgccttgtcacacacacactgcagcttgtcacacacactgacaccctGACCTGAGGAGGAAACACACCTGCTTAGTCACCCATTGAACGCCAACGGGAGATTAGACGAAGGGTTACAAGAGGTTAAAGATCAGATTATAAGCCTGCAACACAAAAAAGCTGATTAatctcctgttttttctttaaaaggagaaaaagtcTAAGAATGGTGAGAGATAATTTCAGACTGCCAGTCAACTTATTTCAAGACTTTTTAAAgatgaagtgtcattttcttgatgcgaGTGTCTgattggactttttttttttttttctcactgaaaGAGTTTGGGTGGAACCACGAAGAAGTAaaaggtatttttaaaaaatggaacatcttcctgattgattggttggtGCATCACTGGAGCatgaaaacagctgatttgTTGTAACTTTTACTTATTTGCTAAGGACAGAGCACATTCCTGAACATCGCTTGTGCGGTAtcatgatacacacacacacacacacacacacatcagtgtgaGGACAGCAGATCCACTCACATCGCGCCTTCCCGTTGTCGCAGGAGATCTGAGCGTTGAGCTTCCTGTCCGGCCTGCAGCCCATGGAGCCGATCTGCTTCATGCAGCACTGATGGAAGAAAcaacacctgacacacacacacacacacacacacacacacacagacacacacacaacgaaaAAACAACAGCTTCTTTATGTACATTCAGTATTTATCACAGGTAAATGATGAAGAACACCGTCCCAGTACTGAGTTCTGTGCCATTCTGTGTCCTGAACATCTCAGTTAACTTTGATACAAAATCTAGATTATAGATCTGAATTCAAGCTGTTCTATACTTGAATTTAATCAGCTGACCAGCCGACCCAGGGGCCCAAACCATATCCACCAACAGGTGTGTTATTTCTAATGCAGGTGCACAGATTGACCAGCTGGTGGCagtagagggaaggtcatggggtcaccaaaactgCCAGGTTCCATCGTCTAGCAAACATGAACACTTTCACAAAATTTCCCGGCaataaaaaaatccttttaGAGGTATCAGTGTGCAGGGTGAGtctggcctgttggtggcagcagagcagagcttaCAGTTACAGAACTGATGGACGGGATGGCGTTTTCCAGCGGGACAAAACCCTCTGTCCCGCTGTGTGACGGCTCAGGTTGGCCACGCCCCTCGCactacatcacttcctgtcagccCATCAGCTGCCTACATCAGACTCAgagcttcctgcttcctgtttcctgtcattCAAATGTTTGAGGTGGGACCAAAGCGATCGGCTGAGCACCTTCCCTCCAAAAGCCAAAGAAGAAAAGATGaggtttgtgtttcttttgtaataatttgtgacatttttatcattttaaatgggAAATTATGATCTACATACTTTTTTACATATGTTCAATTTGAATGATTAGGATTCTAACATCTTAAAATGAATGGTTATTCTGACCGGCCCAATCAGCTTCAAGGGGCGgggcagtgggcggggccataGCCTCCTCACCCCTCCACGCTGCAGAGCCCAGAGTTTGAGTTCAGAGGTCGTTCACGTGTCGCTCCTCGACTTCGCCGCCCTCAGGTCTGAACCCGGTCGGTCCTGCAGACGCTCACCTGTCCAGCTGGTCCAGAGGCCGCCCGCCGCCGCCCTGCTGGCCGCAGTAGCAGCCGTACATCTCGTACTCGTGCGGGCAGCGTCCCGTCAGGCAGTGAAGCATCTGGCCCAGCGCCGGCAGCTCCAGCACGGCTCGGCCGGCGCCGCTGTACAGCGTGAAGGACGGAGAGCACTCTGACGGAGTGAAAACACCAGACAGAGACTAAATAACTACTGAGGGacgagacaggcagacaggtagacaCAGGGGCAGAGAGGTGGAGACAGgtggagacaggcagacaggtggagacaggtagagatgggcagacaggtacagacaggtacagacaggtggagacaggggcagacaggtagagacaAGTAGAGATGGGCTGACAGGTGGAGACGGGCAGACAGGTAGAGATGGGCAGACAGGTacagacaggtggagacaggtagagatgggcagacaggtacagacaggtggagacaggtagagatgggcagacaggtacagacaggtggagacaggtagagatgggcagacaggtagagatgggcagacaggtacagacaggtagagatggGCAGACAGGTACAGACAGGTAAGGATGGGGCAGACAGGtacagacaggtagagatggGCAGACAGGTACAGACAGGTAAGGATGGGGCAGACAGGtacagacaggtagagatgggcagacaggtacagacaggtggagacaggtagagatgggcagacaggtacagacaggtagagatggggcagacaggtacagacaggtagagatgggcagacaggtacagacaggtagagatggGCAGACAGGTACAGACAGGTAAGGATGgggcagacagatacagacaggtggagacaggtagagatgggcagacaggtagagatgggcagacaggtacagacaggtagagatgggcagacaggtacagacaggtagagatgggcagacaggggcagacaggtacagacaggtagagatgggcagacaggtacagacaggtagagatggGCAGACAGGTACAGACAGGTACAGACAGGTAAGGATGGGGCAGACAGGtacagacaggtagagatggGCAGACAGGTACAGATAGGTGGAGACAGGTAGAGATGGGCAGACAGGTacagacaggtggagacaggtagagatgggcagacaggtacagacaggtggagacaggtagagatgggcagacaggtacagacaggtagagatgggcagacaggtacagacaggtggagacaggtagagatgggcagacaggtagagatgggcagacaggtacagacaggtggagacagGTAGAGATGGGCAGACAGGTACAGACAGGTAAGGATGGGGCAGACAGGTACAGACAGGTAAGGATGGGGCAGACAGGtacagacaggtagagatgggcagacaggtacagacaggtggagacaggtagagatgggcagacaggtacagacaggtagagatggggcagacaggtacagacaggtagagatgggcagacaggtacagacaggtagagatggggcagacagatacagacaggtggagacaggtagagatgggcagacaggtagagagaggggcggggcttcacacacaggcagctgtCAACAGTGTAAACCAATGGGTGATCAGTTTAGGAGACAAGGGCGTGACGGCTCAAAACGTGATCCTCCTCAAAAcaaagattttaaaataaatctattCAACACAGAATTCTTAGTGTTGATTTTTATCCACTTTTATCCCAACAATCTTGTCTTTTGCTGTTCATGTTGAATTTTTATCCAGTAATGTTTCATCTGTTCATACCTGTCATGCAtcaactgttgccatggtgacgccAAAGACAGATTCCCACAGTAGTGGACAATAAAGTGCCAGTACTTACTGGTAGTGCAGTTTTTTTGGGTCCTCCTGCACATTTTTTCTTAGGTTACGGTTTTCTCTTCCCCATCTCCATGTTCTGCATGTATTATATAtacttttgtatttgtttattattattactagtagtATTATCTTGATCGTATTATCATCGTCATTAGTAGCAGTATCATTAATAGGTGCAAgaataaactaaaactaaacttaTCTAATTTTCATGGGCTGAACTTTTTTGTTCACAGCTACTGGCTCGCGATGACGTCACTGTTAAAGATCCTCTGTTTTCCAGGAAATAAACATCATGACATTTGGCCAAGACAAgttctgtacaaaaaaaaaaaaaaaaatccaaactcaGCAAATTCTGTCATGTATTGTTAAACTGATGAATATTCTGCCTTTTAAACAGTCTGATTTTTCCACGTTTAGCTCATGTTGGCAGGGTGTCAGACTTCAGTTAATCCAGATGAGAAAACATTGTGGGAAATTCAAAGAGCAGAAAATGACAGTCTCATGCGGCTGGCAGGAAAGTGTCTTAAATATCTGGCAGAAAGCAGGAAAACACTGataagggggaggaggaggaggagggggaggaggaggaggaggaggtgttcCCAGTCAAACAGCTTCCTGACAGGTGAAGCAGAACTCTCTGGTCTGGTTGGTTTGACGTTTTGGACGGCGGCGTCCTGGCCGAGCCCTCAGGTGAGGCTCTGAGGTGTCACCTGACTCACCTGTGCTGTCGGGCTGCAGCTGCATGTCGCTCAGGCCGACAGACTCCAGCAGCGACCAGGCGAAGAACGGCACCGCCCGCCTCTGAGCCTCCGCCGCCCGGCCGCCGGACACGTGAGCCGCTGGAAACAAATAATATTACAGTGAGGGAGGGAGCACCAACTGAAAATGTCCACTGAGTGAGAAAACACTGAGCACACTGCCACAATGTTcacgatgaaaaaaaaaaaatctgacagtgagatcatgatgagataatcccacttgtctccaacactaatcaacttgtttcttttctggtggctgatctgcctcactctgcctgtttcaacacatttaggctgaaactgcactggaaacaagtgggattatctaatcccactggtggatttttttacACTGTTGGAAGAAAAACTCTGAAGATCAGACTGAATgacttaagatggagatttttttttttttttttttttttttttcagtgcttccTGTATAAGTGAGGTGGATTTAACTGGTGAAACAGAGGATCAGAGCTTTAATTTCTTCAGTGTTCAGACATCAGAACTGTGTACCGGCTGCGTCTCCTTCCTGCgagctgtcctcctcctcctcctcctcctgctcacatGGAGGTTTGTCTGTTGCTGCAGTCGtccccctctgctcctcctcttcctcagaagCCTCCTCAGCCGTCGTGTGTGATGAGGCCTTCGGAGGCGGCGGCGTGGTCGGCGTGCCCGTCTCTGATCTCGGTTTGAAAGCGGTGATCCGTCCTGCCCGTGTGGTCTGGTGGGCGGGGCTCCCTGAGGTCGACGTTCTCGGCCCCCGGCCTGTTTGAAGATCAACCTTCAGATTAACTTCATCGAGtgcctctgtgtttcttttgctcAGGAGATAAACTGCTGttgtttgatttgaatttgaatttgaatttaccTGAAGGTAAAGGTATTAGTTCACCCGCAGTGCAACaaattatttatacatttatgttttCTACTTCTGCCCAAGTGAGTCTCTCCATCcggacagtttctgtgtgatttgttttttgtggagctcaaaccataaaaagttacatgtaaaaaaactcaaaaacacacacagattcattgggaactatttcctgccaaacaacatcagcaaactgTATCCATCCGCCCCAACAAGTATGAATTAAAGGCAGACAGATACAGcttgctggtgttctttggcaggaaatagttcccagcaGCTCCTCTGGTGCAGTCACATCAGGGCTGAAGGCTAATTTGCTTCCCGTCCACGGCTCCATGAGGCAGGAAGAAAATAATTTGCCTCGAGTTCAGCTGAACCCGGAGCTGCAGACTCTTCtctttcactgattcttgagaatttggataaatcacgtcccactaagaaaaatgctatttctgttggaaatttacaacattttaatgaataaaaagaatcaagggcataatcagggggtcctttgcacatttgtaaggttcttttataggtttatttttaatttgtattaatttaatgattatatgttggcccatggcctacaaaaccagttgtcctcggataggagataatcatttcaacttgattaaaacaacaaaaagtaataatttcattgaataatatctttatcacatgaaagagtacatcataatatgtattgacttgagtggtaaaaattttggaaatgtatgttttaatgaggcgactgtcaccaccgtcagattagtgtcaccaccgtcagaggcagttatatttgttttaaatgaatatgcttacaatatgtttctttggtgctgttgagttattaaagtaatagtctctttaatacaaaaatatgtttttcaaattaaaaaaaacattacggtgacggtgttgacaaaaacaaagtagcctaataactgaaaaaacgcctattttatgaaaaaaatgcaaaatgaggaccttggcctataatgatataccttcagattttgtaatttaactcacttttttttttttttcaaaattaaaacctgttttatccaaattccaaAGAATCAGTGCTTTATTTGTTCTCACTGGATGAGCAGCTGATTGATCCCTCAGATGCAAATTATAGAGATGTTTTAAAGGTTTAACTGAGTAAAGAGTTCAGGCTGAGGTGCGTCTGCTCACCTCGGCTCAGGTGAACAGCAGAGGTTGTCGGTGTGAAACCCTCCTCCGCCGAGTCCTCGGTCACGGTCGGACGCGACTCCGACGCCACAGTGGATCTAACTGGCTCGGTTTCTCGGGGCGACGGGCTCGTTGAAGACcttgttgttgccatggtgatgacCTCCCGACCTGGAACGGCGGCCGACACCACAGCTCAGCGACGGCTTAcagaacaacacaaaataatccCGGCTTCTGGGTGAAAATAATGATGTTTTTGCATCAGTGTGCTGACCTGCGGTCGCCCCGCGTGGAGAAGCTGTTTCCTCCCGGCTGCCGTCCTGCTCCGCACTCTGATCTGAGGTCAGCGGTGTGGCTGATTTAACTGCAGAAGTGACAGCTTCCACACCTCGATGAAGAACAGAAGcactttaaaaatatatataagttCCTACCAGTCACACCGAGCGGTAACAAAAAAACTccctcttatttttttcttttgattttaaaGTCGATGTGGTCATCTGTGAGTTGAGTGAGTTTCATGAGTTAGAAAAACTTCACGACGTAATTTCAGAACCAGGCCGGCATCAGCAGGCTGTCAGTGGCACCGCAGAGTTCAATTTAATGCTCTTGTGACCTTTTAAGACAAGTTTTAATTAAACCCAAGACATTTTTGAACACATCATCTCGTTCTTTTTCACATGAGCATCGCAGGTCGCCGTCACGATGAGTACCAGGCTCTATATTTGGTTCAGTGCAGAGGTGGGAATATGGTCTGTTATTAACTAGATGATTATATGGACTGTTATATCCGTATGAGACGGCTGAGGCAGGTCAGCATCAAGGCAGGATCAGGGTTTTATAACATGTTAACTCTAAATTCTAAACccaaatttaagacttttaagACCTGATATGTGTAAAATACAAGTTAAGACGAGACTTAGGACTTGCAGACGCACCTGGCCCAGGAGAACACAGCGGGATATTTGAGGTTCGATTTTCTTTGTCACTTGATGGATCAGTTTAATCAAAAGCACTCGGCAGGATGTTTTCGGAAGGAGAGTCCAATTATGAACCCAGCCGGTGTTCAGGAATCATttaaaggagttttttttttttttttttttttaaatgtgttttgtttgatatcACACCTTGTGTTCCCCAGTCAACAGGACTAACATTCATTTGGTGATTTCCAGAAAAAATGGACTTGTTTTGACAACGATGTGTCCCACAGTTCCTtcaaaggagtgtgtgtgtgtgtgtgtgtgtgtgtgtgtgtgtgtgtgtgctgacccgCCGGAGGAGGTAAAGGCCTCCTGGTTGGCAGCGTTGAGGTCTCTTCAGTGTCTCGGGAGTCGTCTGTGGCTGCGGAGGCCGGGCCTGGAGCCGCGGTCACCAGAGGCTCCTTCACTGCTCAgaaatgacagaacagaaaaaaaacaggcctttcatgtcTCCGACTGTGTGACCAGAGCAGCATGAAGACCAGGGGCTCCCTCTGTTTTTAACGCTCAGAGCCTCATGTGGAGGGACTGTCTGCCTCCACAGCCAGTAAACCTCTACACAGTGAAATAAACTAGAgaagtgcagtttctggggaaactgcgtggacAAGCTGGAAGAGTAACCGTGGTACGtggtttccgagcagaaaataaaatgtatcatgagaaaggaaaggctttgggctttcaaactgtgtcaaaattatttttcaactcccaaaaatgcccaccctggagcgagttgaaaaagtgtgtgtttctccttctctctccagaTTCTGGGTTctagatataatgggagtctatgggggagagagctggcactcctgcctcgttaagtgtcaccgtttaaaaagttgaagctactttgcttttgtatttacatttttcaaagcaaaactagttttcctactactttacctgaatttgtgcatgtggagtaaaaattgtggccaggagagcaagttaaagaccaAATTTTTggacgatttttcagggctgctgcactctagctgtgatgtcactcactctggcactccgaacattccgccattagtgAGTATTGCGTCCGAAATTccaacttcaaactggaattgcggaaaaacgcaAAGTCGGAGCGCCTTGAAAATCGACGCACCGCTTCTCCTCCACAAGACACacgttttttgtatttggtgcgaggacgcaggtcaaaagctctgcgccctggagccttctgaaattttggccattcatttcggatggccgaaattttccgtaaaattggaattttgagaattccgtgagtcggattccttataaaagtaatagcacactattcccaatcaggccgcacattttcccaattcattgtgtgggcctaaaccGAAAGCTGCGGGACGAGTTACGCGCCGAAAAACGgggtaaagaaagaaataaaaaagacgaATAACGTGAGTGTGCAAGCAGACAGCTGGCCCACTAATAAAGTCAAAAGTACTTTTAAGCTCTCAAAGTGCTCATCATCATTAGGATGAACTTACTCTGTTTAGTAGTAAAGCATTACTCTTACGTCTCATGTGAGTAAATCAATAATGTTGGAAAGAGGACTAGAAATCACTGCTtcttactttgctgatattttacttgagaagaaggaaaagttctgctgtaaaaatcaagtaaaaagtacaaagtAGCTCATTTCAGATGTAgtcagagtaaaagttactttTTAGAAACAGTAACTTTGTGAGATGCTTGATGATGTTTACCAGTGAAAATCTAAAAGGATGAGGGCACAAAATtcaaactagatttttttttaaaattcaatttaaattaaatctgGAAATTCAAGGTCTAAGGAATAATTTGCATCCAatccaccaaaaaataaaaacgatgACTCTTGTCATTTCTGATGCTTACAGGTAGAATCTGTTCTCTGTGGCGGCCGTCATGAAGTTTAGTACAATACCTGActaaatgtaaaagtaaaatttctaaCTTTTAAGTAAAGAAAAGGTACTTcattacagtaatgtgagtaaaCGTCATTAGTTCCTTCCACTCCTGCAAATCAGTAAACATTCTGTGTCATTTGCTGAACATGTCCTTTAAATTCTCGTGGAATCTGCTGTTACCAGAAGGAACCTCATCACCATCAGCTCCTCGACCGGCTACAAAACCATAATCAGTTTACAAATCGATTGATCGGACGTTCTGAGTGGCATCTCGTTTGTTCCTGTGGTTCCATCTTTCTATCTTTAAAACTACACCACATTATTCTGAATTTATACGCTTCACTGTCAGGATGAGGCGAGACTGGTTACACCGACGCTCACCATGCTCATTGTctaactcctcctcctcctctccatcatcatcatcatcatcatcatcatcaccatcgtGATCCTcggccccgcccccctcagATGACTGGTCAGGATCACCTGGCAGCTCCGTGGGGGTTGGACGGGGTTTTGCTGACGTCGGTGATGTGGTTGTGTCAGCGGCACCTGCAGAGACATCAGCTGATTTCATATGAACTAAAACAACATTTCCACTAAAACATACAGAcacttgacctttgacccttcCTGAGGTCGGACCCCCACAGCCCGCCTCATTACAGAGGGACGCTGAGTGTTTTCTGCCCTCCCTGAGGAACTGAACTTAGCAAACTCCACATCGTCTTTTAAATCTCCTCAAGACTTTTACAGGAGGCCTTTTTTTTATAGCAATCTGTTGTTTCTTATTGTGTGGATTAAACCTGAGTGACGGCTGCAAACGTAACGTTAAGTAACATGAAATTTAGTTGTGAAAACTTGCAAATTAAAAGTAACTTGTTAATAACAATCAGCTGTGAAGTCAGTGCTGATTGAGTCTGAGTCTCCCCGACAGGTCCGGGTTCAGGTTCTGGCACAtccagatcttttttttttttttggttcaggCACAAATTTCTGGACGGGGAAGAGCTCCAGTAGGCAGAGCTTTACTCTTTTTCTCATTGGCTGAACTAGacctcagtgggtggagccaagaaacagtaaaacagtaaaatcagACTGAAGCTCAGTGACAAAGAAAAGAGTTAAGTGAGGAAGAGGCTAATGTGGTGAAGCCAAGGCCACTTCACTGACTGCAAAATACAGTCATCATACaggttagcctgttagcctgttagcttcCAACAtcatgaatgaaagaaaagatcTGATTGCCATTTATATTTTTACCCGAGTTCCTTCGTTGTCATTTAAATTTGCCGTTTAACTAATTCAGGGTTTGTTTTATTCAAATCTTGTTCATGTTCTGGAGCCCCGGTTCACCTTCGTTTAGCTGTGGACCTTCACATGAAGTGATTCTGCTGtagggaccctgatatgaaaagtttt contains these protein-coding regions:
- the oc90 gene encoding otoconin-90, with amino-acid sequence MKVCGPYLGQVCKSRAKTKTCRMEGRKGLDHCYGVFVKIQKAISTSSIFCPDPESGSQNADDLIDCLGLRFTWLHSVFDNFPSLLNFALKLRCATGLCPRDMEDYGCSCRYVAAGNPVDPLDTCCSAHRLCYQSAAPCRQELVLLSNNFTCSAANSSCDAGDWCQQRLCECDQAAVDCFALSSYNSAMTGLAESHCSAAGHTDRFNGTAGTAGAFTGTDVLSAENESGSILLSNSSHLSAEVDWLMNGGVENRSDAAGMSGDLITPPPLPSPQSALAGESEGGQPVVEQEEESTHTSSNDVTLTHDLTGSETEAEAALGHSGTDKDLTTHNPPAGSLGSASVDHDRETLMMMMTTHNPLGSAGENMQIMEVLPPPTSHTFTASAKEEDDDEELLSSDLAPEGAADTTTSPTSAKPRPTPTELPGDPDQSSEGGGAEDHDGDDDDDDDDDGEEEEELDNEHVKEPLVTAAPGPASAATDDSRDTEETSTLPTRRPLPPPAGVEAVTSAVKSATPLTSDQSAEQDGSREETASPRGATAGREVITMATTRSSTSPSPRETEPVRSTVASESRPTVTEDSAEEGFTPTTSAVHLSRGRGPRTSTSGSPAHQTTRAGRITAFKPRSETGTPTTPPPPKASSHTTAEEASEEEEEQRGTTAATDKPPCEQEEEEEEDSSQEGDAAAAHVSGGRAAEAQRRAVPFFAWSLLESVGLSDMQLQPDSTECSPSFTLYSGAGRAVLELPALGQMLHCLTGRCPHEYEMYGCYCGQQGGGGRPLDQLDRCCFFHQCCMKQIGSMGCRPDRKLNAQISCDNGKARCQGVSVCDKLQCVCDKATAECMAAARFNHSLPSQRCSGPAPPCRRASRPPKPRLSPQSSEESGEQRGEPTNTPPPPPQLSDSDESAEVKDGEATKPKPPNPPAASSQESAEPTPGGTQAHNHRPDPGQSQAPRPAGTPGGAREEEEEEEEEGGGEEEEEEEEEEEGN